The DNA sequence TTCATTAATAGAGTAAAAATATCCACTCTCTATTCCCAAAGAGTAATTTTTATCTCTATATTTATAGTTATTATAGATATTCTTACTCTCATTATATCCAGCCCTACCAATAATTAACCAATTATCAATATTTTTTCCAACATAATAATCTATTCCATAAGTTCTCACTTTACTATTTTCTCTATCATATTCTAATTTAGATTTTAAATAGTCAAGATTTACTCCTAAATATACATCTGGATTTGAAATAAGATTACTATTTGTTCCCATAGAAAATCCTTTTGTTTTAGAATTGAAAGAGGTATTATCACTCTCATATTTATTCTCTATTTCACCAATATACTCTAGGTATTGATTGCTTCCACTATATCCAGCTCTATCAAGTTTTTTAAAAATTATACTCTTTCTAAACTGCTCTTTTCCTCTATTACTTAAAATTTTACTATGAATCTCACTCATATTATTGAGATTCTCTTGAGAAAAACTCAAAGATTGCAATAGGAGAAAAGAGAAAACTAAACTTTTTTTCATAAACAACTCCTAATTTCTTTTCTTACCGAAGATTCTTAATAGATATAGGAATAGATTTATAAAGTCTAGATATAGATTTAAAGCTCCAATTATTCCCATTTTTTCAACCATCTCATCATCATTATTTCCAGCAATCTCATAAGCTATATATTTTATTCTGTTGATGTCAAAAGCAATTAGACCAGAAAATATAACAACTCCAAGTATTGTTCCTGCCCAATAAAGAAGTGGAGCACCTATAAATAAATTAATTAATGAGATAATAATAATAGTTATAAGTCCTGTCATTAAAAATTTACTATATTTAGTTAGATCCTCTTTTGTTGTATAACCATATATTCCAATTACAACAAACATTATTACAGTTACTCCAAGAGTATAAAGTATTGATATTGGATGAAAAACAAAAGCTAAACTTGAAAATAGAATTCCATTCATCAATGAATAAATAAAAAATACAAGTCTTGCAGTTGTAGATGACATCTTATTAATTCCAAGACTTAAGAAGAATACAAGTGCCATTTCAGCTATTGCTATCACTTTAAAATATGATGCTAGTGTGTATACTAATTCTTGATTAAAAAAGAATACATAGATAGGAACTAATGTAGTTATAACTAACCCTCCTATCATATTCAAAAATACCTTTCTTATAAATGAGTTACTAACTTCTGTATCCATCTCATTATAAGATACTCTTCCTTCATAATTGTTCAAGTTCATTTGAATCAACTCCTTTATTGTTTAAAAATATATTATACTACTATCTTTAGGTTTTGTAAAAGCTAAATCTATGATTTTTAGTCCATCTACAGCAGCACTAACTATTCCACCAGCATATCCAGCTCCTTCTCCAATGGGATATAATCCATCTATATTAACTGATCTTCCAATAACATCTCTAACTATTCTAACAGGAGCAGAAGTTCTTGTTTCAGGAGCTATAAGATTAGCACGCTCTGAAATAAATAGTGGATTTTTACTCCAATACTCAAATGCCCCCCTCATATTTTCAACTATTACCTCTGGGAAAAGATTATTTAAGTTGTATGAAGTTTTTTTCATTTCAAAACTACTTTCAATTTGGTGTGAAGTTTTTCTATTATTCATAAAGTCCATTACATTTTGATAAAGTGCACCATATCCTTGTCCAAGTTCATATGTCTTTCTTTCTAATTGCTCTTGGAATTCCATTCCGGAAAATAGGTGACCTCCAAAATCATTTTCTTTTATTCCAACTACAATTGCTGAGTTAGAAAATTTACCATCTCTTTGAGAGTAGCTCATTCCATTTACAAGTGAACTATTTTCTTCTGAAGCTGCATTGACAATAACACCACCAGGACACATACAGAAAGAGAATACTCCTCTCTCGTCAGCTCTATTATTATATGTAACGTTGTAAGTTGCCGCTCCTAAAAGTTCATTCCCAGCAAATTTACCATATTGCATCTTATCAATATCTTCTCTCAAGTGCTCAATTCTAGCACCAATAGCAAAAGGCTTACTCTCCATATGGACTCCGATTTGATTTAACATTCTATATGTATCTCTAGCAGAGTGTCCAGTAGCCAAGATAATATTATTGAAGTTATAAAACTCCTTCTCTCCAACCTCATTTATTACATCAGCACCACATACTCTTCCATCTTTAAGATGTATTTTTTCCAGCTTGCAATTAAAGTAGAAATCTCCACCCATAGCCTTTATTTTATTTCTAAGAGTTTTAACTATTTCTTTTAAAATATCTGTTCCCACGTGAGGCTTATAATCCCAAAGTATATTCTCAGGGGCACCACACTCTACAAAAGTTTCAAAAACTTTATCCATATATTCACTTTTTATTCTAGTGTTAAGCTTTCCATCAGAGTATGTTCCAGCTCCACCCTCTCCAAATTGTATATTAGAATTTTGATTAAAAATTGATGAATGTACGAATTTAGCAGTAGTTATATCTCTTTTATCAACCTCTTCTCCTCTTTCAAATACCATTGGAGTATATCCATATTCAGCTAATCTCAATGCTGCAAATAATCCAGCAGGACCAGCTCCTATAACAGCTACAGTTGTTCCTTTGCTATACAATGGTTCTCTATCCTGTTTTACAATCTCCTGTGCATAGCTTACATTTTTTAAATTTGAGATATCTATAGCTTTTTTTAATTCCACCTCTAAGTTATAGATAAGCTTGATATCACTTTTTTTTCTACTATCTATTGATCTTTTATTCCAAATAATCCCTTTTATATTCTCCCTTTTTATACCTCTTTTAATAATCTCTTTCATTATCTCTTTATCTTGATCCTTCACTAAAGAAATAATTATATTATTAACATTTACTCTCAACTTATCACCTCTTACTAAATTTTTACTAGGTTTTATATGTAGAAATTATAGCATAAAAAAAGAAAATACTAAAGAAAAAACCTGCTAAAAAACAGGCTTTTTCAAAATTCTATTTAATTTTATCAGCTAATAATTTTCCAACTTTAAATTTAACAACTTTTTTACCTTCAATTTTCATTAACTCTTGAGTTTGAGGGTTTCTAACATCTCTAGGTGCTCTATCTACAACCTCCCATTTACCCCAACCTACAAACAATACATCCTCTCCTTTAACCAGTGAATCTTCAACACTGTCAAGAAATAAATTTATATATTTCTCAGCCTCTTTTTTAGATATATCCCCTTTTGCAGCATATAATTCAATAAATTCTTTTTTAGTCATAGTAATTCCTCCTTAATAGGTATCTGTTAATATTATATATACTACTTAAATGCTATTTTGTAAATAGATTTTAAAAAATTATTTTAAAAGAACTTGATGCCATATTGACTTCATTATCTGATATTCCTAAATATCTCTGTGTAACCGAGATTGAAGAGTGATTTAATAATCTTCTAACCAATTCTATATTGTAATTATTATTTACATATTGTAAATGAGCATAGGTTTTTCTAAAACTATGAGTTGATAGTCCATAAATTTTTAAAATCCTTCCTATTTTATTGAGATATCCTTGAATCCATCTAACACCTAAAGTAAATATCTTATCTTCATGGTCTATATTATTTTCAATACAGTAAGACTCTATTATTTGATAGACATCTATATTTATCTGTCTATGCTGAATTTTATTGGTTTTCTGCTCTCTTATATTCAGGTAGCTATGGTTTATGTTTTTTCTTTTTAAAGAGAGTACATCTCCTATTCTTAATCCTGTATTCAATTGAATTAAAATTATCAGTTGTATCTTAGGATTGGGACGAATTTTTATCTCCTTACTCCTATATCCATTTCTGCATAAAAAAAAATCTGTTCTAATTCCTCATTACTCAATGATCTTGTTGTCATATTTCTATTTCTCCTTATAAATTATAAATGATATTTATATCATACATCATTTTCTAAAAAATGTATACTATAAAAGTCAAAATTATATATCCAATTTATAATCTACAGAAAAAGTTATTCTCGAATCATCTTGAGTAGAGTCTTTTTTCTCATATGCATCTTTGTTTACTTGATACATTAGATCTAAAGAGAATTTATCAAACTCCATTCCTCCACCTATACCGTAATAAAGACCATTTTGAGTTTTATTTTCATATTCTCTATTTTGAGTATAATCACCTATGGCATAACCTAAATTCAACTTTAAATATTTAACACTCTCCTCATCTTTAGCAATCTTATATTTTCCTATAGCATATACAGGAGTGTGTGACAATACTTCAGTATTTTGTTTTCTCTCATCACCATTATAGTATTCATCATTTTCATAGGCAACTCCCACTCCAAACTCTAAATTATCTATTAACTTATCAGATGTTATCTCTGTTGAAGTTACCTTTCCTCCATAACTATCATTACTTTTATCTGAAAACTCATATTTATCTAAAGTTTCTTCTAAACTTTGAAAAACTCCATCACCTGAGTTTTTTTCGGCATTGATTGAATATAGAGTATTGCTATTTATTTCAACTTCATTTTGTGGGAGAGGTGAGTCTTTGGATTCTGAGATTATCTCCTTTAATCTAGCTTCACTAATTATTGGAACACTCTCATTTGATATACTATCTTCCGATTCTTCCTCCTCTATAACCTGCACTATATCTTCATCTCTTTTTTCCTCTTCTATCTTTTTTATCTTTCTATTTTCTAAAGGTTGCTTTTTTATCACTTTAGTCATCTTAAAATCACTAGAAGCTTCTAAAGGTACAACCTCTTTAAATTCCCCGTAACTATTTTTTACTACTAAAACATATAGATATAGTATAATTAGATTAATCATATTATCACCATCTTGTTTTGTAATTCTCCTAATTTGATTATAGCATTTTTTTTTAAAATATTATATAATGAATAGAAAATATTTTTAGGAGGATTGATTTGTGAGTGTTAATAACATAATAATTTATATTATGGTCTTTTTTATGTTTGTTGGAGCCATAGACAGAGTTTTTGGAAATAAACTTGGATATGGACAAAAATTTGAAGATGGAATTATGACAATGGGGACATTAGCATTAGCTATGCTGGGAATAATCTCCTTTTCTCCTGTGATAGCATCTTTTTTAAAACCAATTATTACCCCTTTTTATAAAATAATTGGAGCTGATCCAGCTATGTTTGCTGGAACTATCTTAGCGAGTGATATGGGAGGATATATTCTTTCACAAGAGTTGGCTACTTCTCTTGAAGGAGGGCTATTATCAGGGCTATTTCTTAGTGCTACAATGGGAACAACTCTCTCTTTTACTATTCCTATAGCCTTAAATCTAGTGGAAAAAAGTGATGAGAAATATCTATCAAAGGGGATTCTTGCTGGAATATCAACAATTCCATTAGGATGTCTTATAGGGGGAATCGTTGCAGGATTTTCATTAAAACTTCTATTTTTTAATTTGATTCCTATTATCTCATTTACTATTGCTATATGTTGGGCTTTAATGAAATTTCCTAAAGGAGTTGCAAAAGGATTCTTTATTTTTGGGAAGTTTATGTTTATCTTAACAACTTTTGGACTAGCAATTCAGATTTTAGAAACTTTAACTGGAGTTGTTTTAATAAGAGGAATGCTTCCTATAATGAGTGGAATAGAAACTGTAGGAAGTATTGCAATAACTTTAGCTGGGGCTTTTCCCATGTTATATTTTATAACTACAGTATTTACTAAACCACTAATGGCTATTGGTAAGATATTTAAAATCAATGAAAAATCCACTGCTGGTTTGATAGCTTGTTTAGCCCACAATATTCCAATGTTTAAGATTTTAAAAGATATGGATGAAAGAGGAAAATTGCTAAATATAGCCTTTTCTGTAAGTGGAGCTTTTGTTTTGGGAAGTCACTTAGGGTTTACAGCTGGGATCGACAAAGATTTGGTATTTCCAGTTATGATTTCTAAATTAGTTGGGGGTATATCTTCAATGTTTGTAGCTAATTATATATATAATAAAGAGTTTAAATATAAAAAACATCTAAATTAAAAATATTGATTAAAGAATAAGCAATATTAGGGTATAATATTATCATAAATATTTAAATATACATTGACAATTGTATAATTGTATGATAGGATAATATCGTAGAACAATGACAGTTTGTTTCTAATACCCATGATTCACAGACGTGAATAAAACCCATATGACCCTAACTTACCCATGGTTAGGGTTTCCCTATTTTTTGGAGAAAATATTTTTGAGTAATTAATAACCTTAAAAATGATAAGATAGTAGTGAGTATATTATTGGAGGATAAAATGGCAGTTTATACAAAATTTTCATTAGAGGATATAGAGGATATATTAATTAATTATAGATTAACCCTTAGAAATTATCATATGATAAAAAATGGAATACTCAATACCAACTACTATTTGGAGTGTTTAGAGGGTAGGTTTATTTTGAGAATCTTTGAAGGTGGTAGGAAGTTTGAACAGGAGGAAAAAGAGTTAGAATTTCTTTTGGATATAAAAGAGATTATTCCATGTTGTGTTCCAATAAAAACTGTTGAAAATAAAAATTATATAGTGAAAGCTAATAAAATGGTAGCCATCTTTAAGTTTATAGAGGGAGAACCAATTAAGATAGTTAATGAAAAATTATTAGTGGAGATTGGAGAGTATTTAGGAAAATTACACAGATATTCATATGGAAAACTTTTGATTAGAAAATCAAGAATAGATATGGAGAATTACTATAATAAGATTGATTTTAATTTCATTCCTATTTCAGCAATGGAAAAAATTAAAATTAGATCACTCTATGAAGAGGTTAAACACTTTGATTTTTCCAAGCTTCCAAGTGGAGTTATCCACAATGATATCTTTCCAGATAATGTATTTATTAAAAATGGAAGTATAGTAGGAATTTTAGATTTTAATGAATCACAAACAGCTCCGTTTATCTATGATCTAGCTATCGTTATCAATTATTGGATCAGAATAAATAATTTTAATAAACAAACAGAGGAAAGATATATAGAGGTTTTTATAAATTCATATGAAAAATATAGAAGGTTGGAGTTACAGGAGAAAAGAGCATTGAATAAAGCCTTAAAAAAAATGGCAATAACTTTTATTCTTTTAAGATTTGACAAATTTATTATACAAAATTTAGAAGGAGTTTTAATTGAGGATAAAAACTATACTCAATTACTACCACTCTTAAAATATTATTAATAACTAAGAAAAAAGGAGAGCAAGGCTCTCCTTTATGTTTACTAGAACTCTTTTCCACCAGATATTTTAAGGTCAGTTTCATTGTTTATAACTGCTTTTATACAAGCTTCAAGTCCTCTAGTTATTGTATTTAAATCCATATACGGGGTATTTTTCTTATCTAACACTTGCTCTGTTATGTAAGGAACGTGTATAAATCCACCTCTTGTAGCTAAGTTCTTTTTATTTATATAGTAAAGTAATGAGTACATAATGTGGTTACATACATAAGTTCCAGCTGTATTAGAGATAGCAGAAGGAATTCCAACTTTCTTTACCTCTTCTACCATTGCTTTTATAGGTAGTGTTGAGAAATAAGCGTTCTCTCCATCTTCAAATACCTTTACATCAACAGGTTGATATCCGTTATTATCTGGGATTCTTCCATCATCTAAGTTGATAGCTACTCTCTCTATTGAAAGCTCAAATCTTCCTCCAGCTTGTCCTACACAAATAACAACATCAGGGTTAATTGCATCTATATTTTCAAATAGTTTTTCAGCTGATTTTTTAAAGACTGTAGGTATTTGTAATTTAATTATCTCTGCTCCTTCAATCTCATCTTTTAAACCTTTTACAGCTTCCCAAGCTGGATTTATCTTCTCTCCTCCAAATGGATCAAAACCAGTTATTAATACTTTCATCTATTTCCTCCTCGTAATATATTAAAAAGCTAGTAAGTACATCAAAATAATATGTAAAATTAAAAGTGTTCCAGCTATTGGAGCTTGTACTAAGATAACCCCATTTTTATTCTCCATCTCTAGAATAGAGGCAGGAACAACGTTAAAGTTTGCTGCCATTGGAGTCATAAGTGTTCCACAATAACCAGCTGTCAATCCTAGAGCTCCTACAACTGCTGGATCAGCACCTAGATTAATAACAAAAGGGATTCCAATTCCAGCTGTAATTACAGCAAAAGCGGCAAAGGCATTTCCCATTATTATAGTAAATATTGCCATAGCTAGACAGTATCCTATTACACCAAATAATCTATTTCCATCTGGGATAATTCCACCCATAATTCCTGCAACTACCTCTCCTACCCCTGCTTTAGCAAATAGAGCACCTAAAGCACCTAAAAGCTGTGGAAGAATTACACTTGGTCCCATCTGTTGTAACATTCTAGCTGAATCATAAGGAATATTTGTTACTTTCTCTTTTGTAAAAATAATAGTTAATATCAATGAGATAATAGCTCCAATTCCCAATCCAATTATACCACCAAGAGTTGTAAACTGTGCTATTGAGAAAGCTATAACCCCTATAGAAAGAGCTGGTATAAATATCTTATTTCCGATTTTTTTCTCTTGAGCTACTCTATACTCATCACTACTATTTTTCAAACTTCCCAAACTTACATTTTTAGTAGCTGTAAGAGCTCCCATTACCAATAGTGATGCCCCTACTAGAGTTGGATTCATATATGGACCAGCCATAAAAATTACTCCAAATATAGTCCAAAAGATGAAACTTCCAATTTTTTTAGGATTTCCAGGATCTTTTATAGCATAGATTCCACAAGTTATTAAAACTATTCCACATAAAACATACATTAATTCAAGAAGTACATTATTCATTAGCATTCACCTGCTTTTTTGCAATTTTTTTATCAAACATATAGTTTCTTATCCCTGCTAAAACTATAGCCATTATAGCCATAGGAAAACTTGCCTTAGCAATGTTATAAGCCTCTAAACCATTAATTCCTAACTCTTGGAATGTTCCCATAATCAATAAAACTCCTGAAGAAGCAATGAATACATTCTGTCCATAGAAGTTACTATAGTTTTCCATACTATTGGCTAAACTTTTTAACTCCTCATCTAACTCTTTACTAAGTTTACCATTTTTCTCAGCAGCTCCTTTTGCCATTGGATAAACAAGTGGTCTTATAAACTGAACATGTCCTCCCAATCTTAAAGATAGTGCAGCAGCTATAGTTCTGATAATAACATAAACTGTTAATACCTTTCCACAAGTAGCCCCTTGTAACATAGCTATACACTTAGCAGCTCTCTCTCTTAAACCATTTCTTTCTAGTAATCCTACTGTTGCTAGAGTTAAAAGTAAGATAGTCATATATCTAGTAGATATAAATGCATTCCCTAAAATACTTAAAATTTCTAAAAAATCAATAGATGACACTAATCCTGTAGCTATTCCAGCTAGTAAAACAACCATAATAGTATCTAATTTTAAACTAAACCCTATTATAATTAATAGAATACCTATTAATTTAATCATATTAAACCCTCCTAATCATTTATTTAGTAAATATCAATTACAATTATATAATAAAACTTTAAAATAGTAAATAGTTGAAATTATAGAAAAATTCATATTTTAATTTTTTCAAAAAGATGTTAGAATGTTATAGTAGGTGATTTTAATTATATTTATAGAGGTTAATTGGAATGAATGGTAAAAAATTAAAAAAAATAGCTTTGTTAACTTATGAAAATTTTGAAAGTGAAATTCAAAATATACTACTAAATAGCAATGTAGAATATTTAGTTATGCTTTATTTTACTTCTAATATGGCTAAGAATACTATCTTGTTGGAGAATACCAAAAAATATTTTTTTAATAGTTTAAAGGATATCTATATGAAAAATATTGTGATTATCTCACAAAAAGAGTATTTGGCAAATGATATCTGTGTAAAAGGGATAATTGTTCCAAAGGATATGCTGAGCTTTGATTATTTTAAGTTTACTTTAGTCTATGAAAATACAGATTATAACAGCATAGATGACTTTTTAAAAGAGAATGCTTCTAAATTTAATTACAATTTAGATCTATATAATGAAAACTCCTCTTGGATATATTTTCAAAATAAAACAGGTATTCTAATTATAAATAAAGATACGAAAAATGAGATTTTAAAAAATTATCATAAGGTTAAATTTTTTACTCCAGAGATCATATTAGCTGTACTTGGTGAGGGATATGATGAAGAGATAATAAAATTATTAAAATTAATTGGTGCAGATGCCCATATAACTATAGGCTTTATCAATAAAATGGCAATTCCCTATACAAAAAGAACAGATAGTTACTTCTTTATTGAAGATAGTAACTTTGAGCAATTAGGTAGGGAGTTTATCAATGAGTTTCTAAATTTAAAGAGCTATCCCAATGGTATAGTGGAGTTAAAAAACTTTTTAAATATTCCAGATAAAAATTTTGAAGCTGATATGAACTATGATGAAGAGAGAGAGATCAATAAAAAAGAGATAAAATATTATAGCTTAAAATTAAAAAATGGTGACTCATTAAAGAAAGAGTTACTCTTAAATAATAATGAATTAATTTTTAATACAGGATTGGCAAAAAAATATCTATTAAAAAAATTATAGATAAAATAACTGTATTATATATAAAAAAACTTCAAGAGTTAAATAAATAACCCTTGAAGTTTTTTATCAATTAATCTTTTTTTCTATTGGCAATAATTTTTTGTGCTAAAACATCAGGCACTTCTTCATATCTAGAGAATTCAAATGAAAACTCTCCTCTTCCCTGTGTCATAGCTCTTAAATCCAAAGCATAGTTTAATACTTCAACTTGAGGAGCTTCAACATTCAATATGTGTTCTCCATAGCTATTGTGATCCATTCCTAGTATTCTACCTCTACGTTTATTCATATCTCCCATTACATCTCCAAGATAGATCTCTGGAATAGTAATCTTCATTGAGATAATAGGTTCTAATAACACTGGTTTAGCCTCTTCAATTCCCTTTTTAAAAGCTAAAATTGCAGCTTGTTTAAATGAAATCTCATTGGAATCAACTGGGTGATAAGAACCATCATAAAGAGTAGCCTTAAAGTTAATTACTGGATAACCAGCAAGAGTTCCCTTCTCTTTGGCTTCTAACAATCCTTTTTCAACTGCAGGAATAAATGATTTAGGAACAACTCCACCATGAATATCATCTATAAACTCAAACTCTTTATCACAGTGTTCAAACTTGATAAATACATCTCCATACTGTCCAGCTCCACCAGATTGTTTTTTATGTTTTCCTTGGACAGATGAGCTTCCTTTTATAGTCTCTCTATATGATACGATAGGATCATTTAGTACAGCATGTACACCAAACTTATTTTTTATTTTACATATGATTATGTATAGATGCTTTTCTCCTTGTCCACCAATTAGTAGTTGTTTAGTTTCGTGGTTTCTATATACTTTAAATGTAGGGTCTTCTTCCATCATTTTTTGTAAACAAGTACTTAATTTCTCATCATCTGCTTTTTCAGCAGGTTCAACTCCAGAGTAGAAACAAGCTTTTGGAAAATCAATCTGTGGATACTCAATAGGGTTATCCTTGTCACATAGAGTATCTCCTGTTTGTGTATATTGAAGTTTTGTAGTAGCTCCAATATCTCCAGCTGTAATTTCAAGAGCATCTTCCTGTTTATTTCCTCTTAAGAAAAATATTTGAGATATCTTCTCTTTCTTATTCTTATTGATATTTAGAACTTCCATATCTTTCTTCAATACACCAGAATTAACTTTAAATAGAGTGATCTTTCCAATAAATGGGTCCACTAATGTTTTGAAAACAGTGGCAGAGAATGGCTCAGCTTTATCAACCTTTCTAAAGCACTCTTCTCCTGCTGGATTTTTACCTACTCTTACTCCATCAAACATCTCATTAGGTAGTGGCATATAGTCATTTATCATTTTGAAAAGGGTATGTATTCCTATTCCTTGCATAGCAGATCCAACTATTACAGGAACAACATCTCCATTTACAACTCCTTTATGTAATCCTCTTTTGATCTCTTCTATAGTAAACTCTTCTCCATTGAAGTATTTTTCCATCAACTCTTCATCAGTTTCAGCAACAGCCTCCATCAAAAGATTTCTAACTTCAGAAACATCCATAAAATCAGGGATAGGTCTATCTTCGCACTCTCTTCCATTAAATATTCTGCTCTTCATTTCTATAATATTAACAAAACCTTTAAACTCCTCTTTCTCTCCTATTGGAACACAGAAAGGAGCTATTTTCTTTCCAAACTTCTCTTTTAATTCGTAAAGTAATTTTTCATAGTTGATATGTCCTTTATCCATCTTGTTTAGATAGATAATTCTTGGTTGTTTTTTCTCTTCTAAAATTCTCCAAGCTTTTTCAGCACCAACTTCAACTCCTGATGTAGCATCTAAAACAATAACAGAACTACCAGATACTCTAACAGCAGATTCAACCTCTCCAACAAAATCGAAATATCCTGGAGTATCTAAAAAATTATATTTTCCCTCTCCATACTCAATAGGGATAACAGAAGTATTGATAGAAAAGACTCTTCTAATTTCCTCTTTATCATAATCAGACACAGTATTTCCATCTTCAACACTACCCATCTTATTGATAGTCTTTGAGATGTATAGTAGAGCTTCAGTAAGAGTAGTTTTACCACTACCTCTATGTCCTAAAAGTGAGATATTTCTTATCTTTGCAATTTCATAATTCTTCATAGTAACGCCCTCCTGATTTTATTGTAGTTGAGTTCTGTATCTCAATACTTGTATATAGCTGATAAAGTGCAATAAGTCAAGAGGGGAAATTAAAAATTAATTATATTTTATTAAAAAATATGGAGATAACAACTCATCAAGAATTGGTTCAATACCTAGATACTCTTTAAATGTTCTATATTCATTATATTTTTTCTCTAGGCTCTCCTTCGATACCTTCTCCTTTATGGCTTTTATCAATATATTTTTAGGAGTATGCTCCATATCTATAAACTCCATAACTTGAGTTCTAAATCCACAAAGCTCTAAAGCTTGGGCTCTAAAGGCATCAGTAGCTAGAGAGGTAAACTTTTCAAATAGTATACCATGTTTACCTATTGTATTCTCCTTTAGGAAGAAATTTGAGTTTTTATTTTTACTCATCTTCTCATTAAATTCATGTTGGCAACAAGGTACAGCAAGAATTGCCTTTGCTCCCAATTCTAACCCCTTTAATAGAGCGTAATCAGTAGCATTATTACAAGCGTGTAATGAGAATATTAGATCAACATTTTGAAGTTTGTCAAAGTCCTTAATATTTCCTGTTAAAAACTCTAAATTATCACACTCTAATTCGTTAGCAATTCTATTACACTTGTCCATTACATCTTTTTTTAGATCTAACCCTATGATCTCATATGTAAAATCCTTAATATTTTTTAGATAATGATGTAGAGCAAATGTCAAATAAGATTTCCCACAACCAAAATCTACTACTTTGATATGTGTATCAATTAATTTTTTTGACTGCATCTCTCTT is a window from the Fusobacterium sp. SYSU M8D902 genome containing:
- a CDS encoding autotransporter outer membrane beta-barrel domain-containing protein; amino-acid sequence: MKKSLVFSFLLLQSLSFSQENLNNMSEIHSKILSNRGKEQFRKSIIFKKLDRAGYSGSNQYLEYIGEIENKYESDNTSFNSKTKGFSMGTNSNLISNPDVYLGVNLDYLKSKLEYDRENSKVRTYGIDYYVGKNIDNWLIIGRAGYNESKNIYNNYKYRDKNYSLGIESGYFYSINEKSILYPYVAFDWNQYTMKAHNNIKNSNEYIGSSTLGISYTQEIKEKFLLTMSGEWIYDFANRSDIKLNDTNYRVKSLDLGRDTGAFNIKLGYFLKPDFLIGVGYSSFLNKNYYYDMFSITLSHNF
- a CDS encoding Bax inhibitor-1/YccA family protein, translated to MNLNNYEGRVSYNEMDTEVSNSFIRKVFLNMIGGLVITTLVPIYVFFFNQELVYTLASYFKVIAIAEMALVFFLSLGINKMSSTTARLVFFIYSLMNGILFSSLAFVFHPISILYTLGVTVIMFVVIGIYGYTTKEDLTKYSKFLMTGLITIIIISLINLFIGAPLLYWAGTILGVVIFSGLIAFDINRIKYIAYEIAGNNDDEMVEKMGIIGALNLYLDFINLFLYLLRIFGKKRN
- a CDS encoding FAD-dependent protein, with amino-acid sequence MRVNVNNIIISLVKDQDKEIMKEIIKRGIKRENIKGIIWNKRSIDSRKKSDIKLIYNLEVELKKAIDISNLKNVSYAQEIVKQDREPLYSKGTTVAVIGAGPAGLFAALRLAEYGYTPMVFERGEEVDKRDITTAKFVHSSIFNQNSNIQFGEGGAGTYSDGKLNTRIKSEYMDKVFETFVECGAPENILWDYKPHVGTDILKEIVKTLRNKIKAMGGDFYFNCKLEKIHLKDGRVCGADVINEVGEKEFYNFNNIILATGHSARDTYRMLNQIGVHMESKPFAIGARIEHLREDIDKMQYGKFAGNELLGAATYNVTYNNRADERGVFSFCMCPGGVIVNAASEENSSLVNGMSYSQRDGKFSNSAIVVGIKENDFGGHLFSGMEFQEQLERKTYELGQGYGALYQNVMDFMNNRKTSHQIESSFEMKKTSYNLNNLFPEVIVENMRGAFEYWSKNPLFISERANLIAPETRTSAPVRIVRDVIGRSVNIDGLYPIGEGAGYAGGIVSAAVDGLKIIDLAFTKPKDSSIIYF
- a CDS encoding HU family DNA-binding protein, with translation MTKKEFIELYAAKGDISKKEAEKYINLFLDSVEDSLVKGEDVLFVGWGKWEVVDRAPRDVRNPQTQELMKIEGKKVVKFKVGKLLADKIK
- a CDS encoding tyrosine-type recombinase/integrase; its protein translation is MNTGLRIGDVLSLKRKNINHSYLNIREQKTNKIQHRQINIDVYQIIESYCIENNIDHEDKIFTLGVRWIQGYLNKIGRILKIYGLSTHSFRKTYAHLQYVNNNYNIELVRRLLNHSSISVTQRYLGISDNEVNMASSSFKIIF
- the eutH gene encoding ethanolamine utilization protein EutH, yielding MSVNNIIIYIMVFFMFVGAIDRVFGNKLGYGQKFEDGIMTMGTLALAMLGIISFSPVIASFLKPIITPFYKIIGADPAMFAGTILASDMGGYILSQELATSLEGGLLSGLFLSATMGTTLSFTIPIALNLVEKSDEKYLSKGILAGISTIPLGCLIGGIVAGFSLKLLFFNLIPIISFTIAICWALMKFPKGVAKGFFIFGKFMFILTTFGLAIQILETLTGVVLIRGMLPIMSGIETVGSIAITLAGAFPMLYFITTVFTKPLMAIGKIFKINEKSTAGLIACLAHNIPMFKILKDMDERGKLLNIAFSVSGAFVLGSHLGFTAGIDKDLVFPVMISKLVGGISSMFVANYIYNKEFKYKKHLN
- a CDS encoding homoserine kinase, coding for MAVYTKFSLEDIEDILINYRLTLRNYHMIKNGILNTNYYLECLEGRFILRIFEGGRKFEQEEKELEFLLDIKEIIPCCVPIKTVENKNYIVKANKMVAIFKFIEGEPIKIVNEKLLVEIGEYLGKLHRYSYGKLLIRKSRIDMENYYNKIDFNFIPISAMEKIKIRSLYEEVKHFDFSKLPSGVIHNDIFPDNVFIKNGSIVGILDFNESQTAPFIYDLAIVINYWIRINNFNKQTEERYIEVFINSYEKYRRLELQEKRALNKALKKMAITFILLRFDKFIIQNLEGVLIEDKNYTQLLPLLKYY